One Burkholderia cepacia genomic window carries:
- a CDS encoding XRE family transcriptional regulator: MESPVSTDTPADTGINERIARRVRALRATRGHTLDALAARSGVSRSMISLIERASASPTAVVLDKLAAGLGVSLAGLFGGDQDDAPAQPLVRRAQQAQWRDPASGYVRRNLSPAGWPSPIQLVEVDFPPGARVAYDSGGRESALHQQVWIISGRVDVTFGDQVHALRDGDCLAMRLDQPLVFSNPTSRPAHYVVVLCEGHAATSIRSNNTSSSQQER; encoded by the coding sequence ATGGAGTCGCCCGTGTCCACCGACACCCCTGCCGACACCGGCATCAACGAACGCATCGCCCGGCGCGTGCGCGCATTGCGGGCGACGCGCGGCCACACGCTCGACGCGCTGGCCGCGCGCTCCGGTGTCAGCCGTTCGATGATCTCGCTCATCGAACGTGCATCGGCCAGCCCGACGGCCGTCGTGCTCGACAAGCTCGCGGCCGGGCTCGGCGTGTCGCTGGCCGGGCTGTTCGGCGGCGACCAGGACGATGCACCCGCGCAGCCGCTCGTGCGCCGCGCGCAGCAAGCGCAGTGGCGCGACCCGGCCTCCGGCTATGTGCGCCGCAACCTCTCCCCGGCTGGCTGGCCGTCACCGATCCAGCTCGTCGAGGTGGATTTCCCGCCCGGCGCGCGCGTCGCGTACGACAGCGGCGGGCGCGAAAGCGCGTTGCATCAGCAGGTGTGGATCATCAGCGGCCGCGTCGACGTCACGTTCGGCGATCAGGTCCACGCGCTTCGCGACGGCGACTGCCTGGCCATGCGGCTCGACCAGCCGCTGGTCTTCAGCAACCCGACGTCCCGTCCCGCGCACTACGTCGTGGTCCTTTGCGAAGGACACGCCGCCACGTCCATCCGCTCGAACAACACTTCCTCCAGTCAACAGGAACGCTAA
- a CDS encoding porin, whose product MKKLALSTLSLALLGAAGAAQAQSSVTLYGVIDTSIAWVHGNNGQGNNAWKMQSGNLSGSRWGLKGSEDLGGGLKAIFQLENGFDVGNGTLNQGGRMFGRQSYVGLEHAQYGTVTLGRQYDPLVDMVQAVTADNYFGSVFATPGDVDNNDNSLRVNNAIKYTSPVFSGLQFEGMYALSGLAGQPGTGQSWSAGVAYNNGPFGIAASFLRVQNSNDRTIKSDGSGGWNSPTATGIGTDSNPILGAYATAKAANIAQVAAQYGIGPVTVGAGYSNAQYKADSLSSFTSQEKFNTGRGFVNYQATPALLLGLGYAYTKSSGDTGATYHQVSLGADYSLSKRTDVYLLGAYQHAKGQQRDGVTGAVHDAQASVGSWGYAGKSSQELVALGLRHKF is encoded by the coding sequence ATGAAGAAACTTGCTCTCTCGACCCTCTCGCTCGCCCTGCTGGGCGCCGCCGGCGCTGCTCAGGCACAGTCGAGCGTGACGCTGTACGGCGTGATCGACACGTCGATCGCGTGGGTTCACGGCAATAACGGCCAAGGCAACAACGCGTGGAAGATGCAGTCGGGCAACCTGTCCGGCAGCCGCTGGGGCCTGAAGGGCTCCGAGGACCTCGGCGGCGGCCTGAAGGCGATCTTCCAGTTGGAAAACGGCTTTGACGTCGGCAACGGCACGCTCAACCAGGGTGGCCGCATGTTCGGCCGTCAGTCCTACGTCGGCCTCGAGCACGCCCAGTACGGTACGGTCACGCTGGGCCGCCAGTATGACCCGCTCGTCGACATGGTCCAGGCAGTCACGGCAGACAACTATTTCGGCAGCGTGTTCGCCACGCCGGGCGACGTCGACAACAACGACAACAGCCTCCGCGTCAACAACGCGATCAAGTACACGTCGCCGGTCTTCTCCGGCCTGCAGTTCGAAGGCATGTATGCACTGAGCGGCCTGGCAGGCCAGCCGGGCACGGGCCAGTCGTGGAGCGCGGGTGTCGCCTACAACAACGGTCCGTTCGGCATCGCCGCGAGCTTCCTGCGCGTGCAGAACAGCAACGATCGCACGATCAAGAGCGACGGCTCCGGCGGCTGGAACAGCCCGACGGCGACCGGCATCGGCACCGATAGCAACCCGATCCTCGGCGCATACGCAACGGCAAAGGCAGCCAACATCGCGCAAGTCGCAGCCCAGTACGGCATCGGCCCGGTGACGGTCGGCGCCGGTTACAGCAACGCGCAATACAAGGCGGACAGCCTGTCGTCGTTCACGTCGCAAGAGAAGTTCAACACCGGCCGCGGATTCGTGAACTACCAGGCAACGCCGGCGCTGCTGCTGGGCCTCGGCTACGCGTACACGAAGTCAAGCGGCGACACGGGCGCGACGTACCATCAGGTTTCGCTCGGCGCGGACTACTCACTGTCGAAGCGCACGGACGTCTACCTGCTTGGTGCCTACCAGCACGCCAAGGGCCAGCAGCGCGACGGCGTCACCGGCGCGGTGCACGACGCGCAAGCGTCGGTCGGCTCGTGGGGCTACGCCGGCAAGAGCTCGCAAGAGCTGGTCGCACTCGGCCTGCGCCACAAGTTCTAA
- the galU gene encoding UTP--glucose-1-phosphate uridylyltransferase GalU — MLKVTKAVFPVAGLGTRFLPATKASPKEMLPVVDKPLIQYAVEEAINAGITEMIFVTGRSKRAIEDHFDKSYEIEAELEARGKEKLLELVRGIKPSHVNCFYVRQPEALGLGHAVLCAEKLVHGEPFAVILADDLLHGEQPVLKQLVDVFDHYHSSVIGVETIAREDSRSYGVVEGREWEEDIIKLSGIIEKPAPEDAPSNLGVVGRYVFMPTIFDHLRKLKPGAGGELQLTDAVQSLLANEQVLAYRYYGTRFDCGSKIGYLKATVELALQHPEVSREFEAYLRTCLPALAAVA, encoded by the coding sequence ATGTTGAAAGTCACCAAGGCCGTGTTCCCCGTCGCCGGTCTCGGCACGCGGTTCCTCCCGGCAACGAAGGCGAGCCCGAAGGAAATGTTGCCCGTCGTCGACAAGCCGCTGATCCAGTACGCGGTCGAGGAAGCGATCAACGCCGGTATCACCGAGATGATCTTCGTCACCGGGCGCAGCAAGCGCGCGATCGAGGATCACTTCGACAAGTCGTACGAGATCGAGGCCGAGCTCGAGGCGCGCGGCAAGGAAAAGCTGCTCGAGCTCGTGCGCGGCATCAAGCCGAGCCACGTCAACTGTTTCTACGTGCGCCAGCCGGAAGCGCTGGGCCTCGGCCACGCGGTGCTGTGCGCGGAGAAGCTGGTGCACGGCGAGCCGTTCGCGGTGATTCTCGCCGACGACCTGCTGCACGGCGAACAGCCGGTGCTGAAGCAGCTCGTCGACGTGTTCGACCACTATCACAGCTCGGTGATCGGGGTCGAGACGATCGCGCGCGAGGACAGCCGTTCGTACGGCGTCGTCGAAGGCCGCGAATGGGAAGAGGACATCATCAAGCTGTCGGGCATCATCGAGAAACCCGCGCCCGAGGATGCGCCGTCGAATCTCGGCGTGGTCGGCCGCTACGTGTTCATGCCGACGATTTTCGATCACCTGCGCAAGCTCAAGCCGGGCGCCGGCGGCGAGCTGCAGCTGACCGACGCGGTCCAGTCGCTGCTCGCGAACGAGCAGGTGCTCGCCTATCGCTACTACGGCACGCGCTTCGACTGCGGCAGCAAGATCGGCTATCTCAAGGCCACCGTCGAGCTCGCGCTCCAGCATCCGGAAGTGAGCCGCGAATTCGAGGCCTACCTGCGTACCTGCTTGCCCGCGCTGGCTGCTGTCGCTTAG
- a CDS encoding dienelactone hydrolase family protein, with amino-acid sequence MLTRESHCACFRRVAPALLCLVLALAPPIARAQARMEVIPFESLTMTDDAFLAGREDGKPVTIAGELRLPRAGSERFPLVILLHGSGGISSYVTDWERELLAMGVATFVIDSFTSRGLVSVNDDQAQLGRLVQIEDAYRALAVLAKHPRIDPARVMLMGFSRGGHSTLYASLTRFQRMHAVSAARFSAYVAFYPGCPTAYRDDEDIAPRPVRVFAGTSDDNTPIAPCRAYVERLKAAGRDVSLTEYPGARHVFDGRAFNPPLTMPKAQTLRHCRLAENDLGQVINADTRQPFSYADACVERGTTIGYDEKAAADARKAVAAFVAETLKPAR; translated from the coding sequence ATGCTTACGCGTGAAAGCCATTGTGCGTGTTTCCGCCGTGTCGCGCCGGCCTTGCTCTGCCTCGTGCTCGCACTCGCGCCGCCGATCGCGCGGGCGCAGGCGCGGATGGAAGTGATTCCGTTCGAGTCGCTGACGATGACCGACGACGCGTTTCTCGCGGGCCGCGAGGACGGCAAGCCCGTCACGATCGCCGGCGAACTGCGCCTGCCGCGCGCCGGCAGCGAACGCTTCCCGCTCGTGATCCTGCTGCACGGGTCCGGCGGGATCAGCAGCTACGTAACCGACTGGGAACGCGAACTCCTCGCGATGGGCGTCGCCACCTTCGTGATCGACAGTTTCACGAGCCGCGGCCTCGTCAGCGTGAACGACGATCAGGCACAGCTCGGCCGGCTCGTGCAGATCGAGGATGCGTACCGCGCGCTCGCGGTGCTGGCGAAGCATCCGAGAATCGATCCCGCCCGGGTGATGCTGATGGGTTTCTCCCGCGGCGGCCACAGCACGCTGTATGCGAGCCTCACGCGGTTCCAGCGGATGCACGCCGTGTCCGCGGCCCGCTTCTCCGCGTACGTCGCGTTCTATCCCGGCTGCCCGACCGCCTACCGCGACGACGAGGACATCGCCCCCCGGCCCGTGCGCGTGTTCGCCGGCACCAGCGACGACAACACGCCGATCGCGCCGTGCCGCGCGTACGTCGAGCGGCTGAAGGCCGCGGGCCGCGACGTCAGCCTGACCGAATACCCCGGCGCCCGGCACGTCTTCGACGGACGCGCGTTCAATCCGCCGCTGACCATGCCGAAAGCACAGACGCTGCGCCACTGCCGGCTCGCGGAAAACGACCTCGGCCAGGTGATCAATGCCGACACCAGGCAACCGTTCTCGTATGCCGACGCGTGCGTCGAGCGCGGCACGACCATCGGCTATGACGAAAAGGCCGCGGCCGACGCGAGGAAGGCCGTCGCGGCGTTCGTCGCGGAAACGCTCAAGCCGGCGCGCTAG
- a CDS encoding GNAT family N-acetyltransferase gives MPPTEHHDDVRLIDCSEAEHAPAILEILNEAIVNSTALYDYAPRPPQAMATWFATKRAGAFPVIGAVDASGTLLGFASWGTFRAFPAFKYTVEHSVYVHRDQRGRGLGERLLRELVRRARDAQVHVLVGCIDASNAGSIRLHTRLGFTHAGTLAQVGFKFGRWLDAAFYQLTLDTPDQPQDG, from the coding sequence ATGCCCCCCACCGAACATCACGACGACGTGCGCCTGATCGATTGCAGCGAGGCCGAGCATGCGCCGGCCATCCTCGAGATCCTGAACGAGGCCATCGTCAATTCCACGGCCCTGTACGACTACGCGCCGCGCCCCCCGCAGGCGATGGCGACATGGTTCGCGACGAAGCGCGCAGGCGCCTTCCCGGTCATCGGCGCGGTCGACGCGTCGGGCACGCTGCTCGGCTTCGCGAGCTGGGGCACGTTCCGCGCGTTTCCCGCCTTCAAGTACACGGTCGAACACAGCGTGTACGTGCATCGCGACCAGCGCGGCCGCGGGCTTGGCGAGCGCCTGTTGCGCGAGCTGGTCCGCCGCGCGCGCGACGCGCAGGTCCATGTTCTGGTGGGCTGCATCGATGCGAGCAACGCCGGCAGCATCCGCCTGCACACGCGGCTCGGGTTCACGCATGCGGGCACGCTCGCGCAGGTCGGCTTCAAGTTCGGCCGCTGGCTCGATGCAGCGTTCTATCAGTTGACGCTCGACACGCCCGATCAACCGCAGGACGGTTGA
- a CDS encoding acyltransferase family protein, translated as MREARYVKGLDGLRALAVILVFLSHKGHVLAVDVGKLGVWTFFLISGFLIVGELHRNRQAVECGTMTRRHALALFLAKRALRIFPVYYLLLAALAIAHALFYQRGVNLGLAWHAVFLSNYWIGVVKDGWPGSTSHFWSLAVEQQFYLIAPLALLAVPAARHVALGIAAVVLCALAHLALYLCDASPVLIYAFSPWNFALIALGGVGAMALAEHGPAVARCAPPGWLGAAGVVFFLVLPACVALPGAASALADLGLSASLGALLLWIVSEPGHPVVALLDRAPLVYLGTISYGFYLFHNLIPARFGATQALYQHKRLPPFALDVLPPMLQFALAVLLAHLSWRYLEKRLLDFKKPIAERLTRHFAAPQRSSAR; from the coding sequence ATGCGCGAAGCCCGATACGTCAAAGGACTCGACGGCCTGCGAGCCCTCGCCGTCATCCTCGTTTTCCTGTCCCACAAGGGCCACGTCCTTGCCGTCGACGTCGGCAAGCTTGGCGTGTGGACGTTTTTCCTCATCAGCGGATTCCTGATCGTCGGCGAGCTGCATCGCAATCGCCAGGCGGTCGAGTGCGGCACCATGACGCGCCGCCATGCGCTCGCGCTGTTCCTCGCGAAGCGCGCGCTGCGGATCTTTCCCGTCTATTACCTGCTGCTCGCCGCGCTCGCGATCGCGCACGCGCTGTTCTACCAGCGCGGCGTCAATCTCGGGCTCGCGTGGCACGCGGTGTTCCTGTCGAACTACTGGATCGGCGTCGTGAAGGACGGCTGGCCGGGCTCCACGTCGCATTTCTGGAGCCTCGCGGTTGAACAGCAGTTCTATCTGATCGCACCGCTCGCGCTGCTCGCGGTGCCGGCCGCGCGACACGTCGCGCTGGGCATCGCGGCCGTCGTGCTGTGCGCGCTCGCGCATCTCGCGCTCTACCTGTGCGACGCGTCGCCGGTGCTGATCTACGCATTTTCCCCGTGGAATTTCGCGCTGATCGCGCTCGGCGGCGTCGGCGCGATGGCGCTCGCCGAGCACGGCCCCGCGGTGGCGCGCTGCGCGCCGCCCGGCTGGCTCGGCGCGGCAGGCGTCGTGTTCTTCCTCGTGCTGCCCGCGTGCGTCGCGCTGCCAGGCGCCGCTTCGGCGCTCGCGGATCTCGGCCTGTCCGCGTCGCTCGGCGCGCTGCTGCTGTGGATCGTCAGCGAGCCCGGGCATCCGGTCGTGGCGCTGCTCGATCGGGCGCCGCTCGTCTATCTCGGCACGATCAGCTACGGCTTCTACCTGTTCCACAACCTGATTCCCGCGCGCTTCGGTGCGACGCAGGCGCTCTACCAGCACAAGCGGCTGCCGCCGTTCGCGCTGGACGTGCTGCCGCCAATGCTGCAGTTCGCGCTCGCCGTGCTGCTCGCGCACCTGTCCTGGCGCTACCTCGAAAAGCGGCTGCTCGACTTCAAGAAGCCGATTGCCGAACGGCTGACGCGCCATTTCGCGGCGCCGCAGCGCTCGTCCGCGCGCTGA
- a CDS encoding YihY/virulence factor BrkB family protein, which produces MKRQITSEATRLAQQQANWALTAFRRFSSDRCTTMAASIAFFSAFSLAPMLVMVIAVAGWFYGDDAARGQVFEQAHQLIGDDAAASIQTIVQNAHRSGNRGGLAALISFAALAIGASATFASLSAALSVIWPATENRWSSMLGLVRVRLISFGLVLGVAFLLIVSLVLDTAITFVGTWLWGDSPYIAITDLLQFFVGIAVLAGAFASLMKFLPDARVAWRDAAIGGIVSAILFSGGKKLFALYLAHAGTASAFGAAGSFAVLLMWLYFSAIVLLLGAEFAAARGAVRERRAETQAEASPGDRSR; this is translated from the coding sequence CTCGCGCAACAACAGGCCAACTGGGCCCTCACGGCGTTCAGGCGCTTCTCGTCCGACCGCTGCACGACGATGGCCGCGAGCATCGCGTTCTTCTCCGCGTTCTCGCTCGCGCCGATGCTCGTGATGGTGATCGCCGTGGCCGGCTGGTTCTACGGCGACGATGCCGCGCGCGGCCAGGTGTTCGAACAGGCGCATCAGCTGATCGGCGACGACGCGGCGGCCAGCATCCAGACGATCGTGCAGAACGCGCACCGCAGCGGCAACCGCGGCGGTCTCGCGGCGCTGATCTCGTTCGCCGCGCTGGCCATCGGCGCGTCGGCCACCTTCGCGTCGCTCAGCGCCGCGCTCAGCGTGATCTGGCCGGCCACCGAGAACCGCTGGTCGAGCATGCTCGGGCTCGTGCGCGTGCGGCTGATCTCGTTCGGGCTCGTGCTCGGCGTCGCGTTCCTGCTGATCGTGTCGCTCGTGCTCGACACCGCGATCACGTTCGTCGGCACCTGGCTGTGGGGCGATTCGCCCTATATCGCGATCACCGACCTGCTGCAGTTCTTCGTCGGCATCGCCGTGCTCGCGGGCGCGTTCGCATCGCTGATGAAGTTCCTGCCCGATGCGCGCGTCGCGTGGCGCGACGCCGCGATCGGCGGCATCGTGTCCGCGATCCTGTTCTCGGGCGGCAAGAAACTGTTCGCGCTGTACCTCGCGCACGCGGGCACCGCCAGTGCATTCGGCGCGGCCGGATCGTTCGCGGTCCTGCTGATGTGGCTGTACTTCTCCGCGATCGTGCTGCTGCTCGGCGCGGAATTCGCGGCGGCCCGCGGCGCGGTGCGCGAACGGCGGGCCGAAACGCAGGCCGAAGCGTCGCCGGGTGACCGGTCGCGCTGA
- a CDS encoding HU family DNA-binding protein yields MATSAKKVAKKAAAPATKKVAAKKAAPAKKVVAKKVVAKAAAPAAPTPLKDKFTKASLATHIAERAAVEVKAVKAVLVALENVVLGSVHKKGAGEFTLPGLLKITAQVVPAKKKRFGKDPFTGEERWFPAKPASVRVKARALKKLKDAAA; encoded by the coding sequence ATGGCGACTTCCGCAAAAAAGGTGGCCAAGAAGGCTGCCGCACCGGCCACCAAGAAAGTGGCTGCCAAAAAGGCTGCGCCCGCGAAGAAAGTAGTGGCAAAGAAGGTTGTCGCGAAGGCGGCAGCACCGGCCGCTCCGACGCCGCTGAAGGACAAGTTCACGAAGGCATCGCTCGCAACGCACATCGCTGAGCGCGCGGCTGTCGAAGTGAAGGCGGTCAAGGCAGTGCTCGTCGCACTCGAGAACGTCGTGCTCGGCTCGGTCCACAAGAAGGGCGCGGGCGAGTTCACGCTGCCGGGTCTGCTGAAGATCACGGCACAAGTCGTGCCGGCGAAGAAGAAGCGCTTCGGCAAGGATCCGTTCACGGGCGAAGAGCGTTGGTTCCCGGCGAAGCCGGCCAGCGTGCGCGTGAAGGCACGTGCGCTGAAGAAGCTGAAGGACGCGGCTGCTTAA